In a genomic window of Xylophilus rhododendri:
- the hydA gene encoding dihydropyrimidinase has protein sequence MYTTPSPAFDLVLRNAHAITAADEFDCDIGIKDGMIAALGRGLAPGEREIDVAGRNVTPGGVDAHCHLDQPTAPPVRMADDFDTGTRSAACGGTTTVIPFAAQQKGHSLREAVDDYHRRANGKAHIDYAFHLIVSDPTPDVLNRELPALIAEGYTSFKLYMTYDDLKLDDGQILDVLDVARKHGAMAMVHAENSDCIEWLTKRLEASGRTAPRFHAHSRPMLVEREATHRAISLSQLVDVPILIVHVSGKDAVEQIRWARGLGLNIFAETCPQYLFLTAEDLGIESDGQGSYLGARCVCSPPPRDKSNQDVIWNGLADGLFTVFSSDHAPFKYEGVEGKHPGGEEVAFRHIPNGIPGIETRMPLLWSEGVLAGRLTAQKFVELTATNPAKAYGLHPRKGSIAIGADADLVVWDERELTLDNAMLHHEVDYTPYAGMQLRAWPGLTLSRGEVVWDGSTFHGRAGRGQFLACGAPTLMPRKR, from the coding sequence ATGTACACCACCCCATCCCCCGCCTTCGACCTGGTGCTGCGCAACGCCCACGCCATCACCGCCGCCGACGAATTCGACTGCGACATCGGCATCAAGGACGGCATGATCGCCGCCCTCGGCCGCGGCCTGGCGCCGGGCGAGCGCGAGATCGACGTGGCCGGCCGCAACGTCACCCCCGGCGGCGTCGATGCCCACTGCCATCTCGACCAGCCCACTGCCCCGCCGGTGAGGATGGCCGACGACTTCGACACCGGCACCCGCTCCGCCGCCTGCGGCGGCACCACCACCGTCATCCCCTTCGCCGCCCAGCAGAAGGGCCATTCGCTGCGCGAGGCGGTGGACGACTACCACCGCCGCGCCAACGGCAAGGCCCACATCGACTACGCCTTCCACCTCATCGTCAGCGACCCCACGCCCGATGTGCTGAACCGCGAGCTGCCGGCCCTGATCGCCGAGGGCTACACCTCCTTCAAGCTCTACATGACCTACGACGATCTGAAGCTGGACGACGGCCAGATCCTCGACGTGCTGGACGTGGCGCGAAAGCACGGCGCCATGGCCATGGTGCATGCCGAGAACTCGGACTGCATCGAATGGCTGACCAAACGCCTGGAAGCCTCGGGCCGCACCGCGCCGCGTTTCCATGCGCATTCGCGGCCGATGCTGGTGGAGCGCGAGGCCACGCACCGGGCGATCTCGCTGTCGCAGCTGGTGGACGTGCCCATCCTCATCGTGCATGTGTCGGGCAAGGACGCCGTGGAGCAGATCCGCTGGGCGCGCGGCCTGGGCCTGAACATCTTCGCCGAGACCTGCCCGCAGTACCTGTTCCTGACCGCCGAGGACCTGGGCATCGAGAGCGACGGCCAGGGCAGCTACCTGGGCGCGCGCTGCGTCTGCAGCCCGCCGCCGCGCGACAAGTCCAACCAGGACGTGATCTGGAACGGCCTGGCCGATGGCCTCTTCACCGTGTTCTCCTCCGACCATGCGCCCTTCAAGTACGAGGGGGTGGAAGGCAAGCATCCGGGCGGCGAGGAGGTGGCCTTCCGCCACATCCCGAACGGCATCCCGGGCATCGAGACCCGCATGCCCCTGCTCTGGTCCGAAGGCGTGCTGGCCGGCCGGCTCACCGCGCAGAAGTTCGTGGAACTCACCGCCACCAACCCGGCCAAGGCCTACGGCCTGCACCCCCGCAAGGGCAGCATCGCCATCGGCGCGGATGCCGACCTGGTGGTGTGGGACGAACGCGAGCTGACCCTCGACAACGCCATGCTGCACCACGAGGTGGACTACACGCCCTACGCCGGCATGCAGCTCAGGGCCTGGCCGGGCCTGACGCTGTCGCGCGGCGAGGTGGTGTGGGACGGCAGCACCTTCCACGGCCGCGCCGGCCGCGGCCAGTTCCTGGCCTGCGGCGCGCCCACGCTGATGCCGCGCAAGCGCTGA
- a CDS encoding ABC transporter ATP-binding protein: MALITIDRVSRLFQDAKRGKPVVALEEVSVSVARNEFLCLLGPSGCGKSTLLNMIAGFDHPSTGTVTVGGQVVTQPGADRGVVFQQANLMPWLPVWENVAFHLQMRGAPKAERREKAQRFIEMVGLKGFENHFPSELSGGMNQRVGIARALLMNPEVILMDEPFGALDEQTKMDMHAELVRIWRESQSTIVFVTHGIDEALALGTHVAVMSARPGRIRELLPIDLERPRDSTSPRFNDYKRHILSLLRPEEVPAMQAFA; this comes from the coding sequence ATGGCACTCATCACCATCGACCGCGTCTCGCGGCTGTTCCAGGATGCCAAGCGCGGCAAGCCGGTCGTCGCGCTGGAGGAGGTCAGCGTCAGCGTGGCGCGCAACGAATTCCTCTGCCTGCTGGGCCCCAGCGGCTGCGGCAAATCGACTTTGCTCAACATGATCGCGGGCTTCGACCACCCCAGCACCGGCACCGTCACGGTGGGCGGGCAGGTCGTCACCCAGCCGGGCGCGGACCGCGGCGTGGTCTTCCAGCAGGCCAACCTCATGCCCTGGCTGCCGGTGTGGGAGAACGTGGCCTTTCACCTGCAGATGCGCGGCGCGCCCAAGGCCGAGCGGCGCGAGAAAGCCCAGCGTTTCATCGAGATGGTGGGCCTGAAGGGTTTCGAGAACCACTTTCCCAGCGAACTCTCCGGCGGCATGAACCAGCGTGTGGGCATCGCCCGGGCGCTGCTGATGAACCCCGAGGTGATCCTGATGGACGAGCCCTTCGGCGCCCTCGACGAGCAGACCAAGATGGACATGCACGCCGAGCTGGTGCGCATCTGGCGCGAGAGCCAGAGCACCATCGTCTTCGTCACCCACGGCATCGACGAGGCGCTGGCGCTGGGCACCCATGTGGCAGTGATGTCCGCAAGGCCGGGCCGCATCCGCGAACTGCTGCCCATCGACCTGGAGCGGCCGCGCGACTCCACCTCGCCGCGCTTCAACGATTACAAGCGCCACATCCTTTCGCTGCTGCGGCCGGAGGAAGTGCCGGCCATGCAGGCCTTCGCCTGA
- a CDS encoding heavy metal response regulator transcription factor, protein MRILVVEDEKRLADYLHKGLAEAGHVVDVAHDGIDGRHMALTGSYDVVVLDVMLPGIDGFEVLAAIRQGSQAAVLMLTALDAVDDRVRGLHTGADDYMVKPFAFSELLARLDALQRRGVRSSTRDATTLQAADLVMDLMRRRVMRGGTRIELTAKEFKLLGLLLRRQGEVLSRTVLAEQVWDINFDSGTNTVDVAIRRLRAKIDDAFEPKLLHTVRGMGYMLEAP, encoded by the coding sequence ATGCGGATACTCGTGGTCGAAGATGAGAAGCGGCTGGCCGACTACCTCCACAAGGGGCTGGCCGAGGCCGGCCATGTGGTGGACGTGGCGCACGACGGCATCGACGGCCGCCACATGGCGCTGACCGGCAGCTACGACGTGGTGGTGCTCGACGTGATGCTGCCCGGCATCGACGGCTTCGAGGTGCTGGCGGCGATCCGCCAGGGCTCGCAGGCCGCGGTGCTGATGCTCACCGCCCTGGACGCGGTGGACGACCGGGTGCGCGGCCTGCATACCGGCGCCGACGACTACATGGTCAAGCCCTTCGCCTTCAGCGAGCTGCTGGCCCGGCTCGATGCCCTGCAGCGGCGCGGCGTGCGCTCCAGCACCCGCGACGCGACCACGCTGCAGGCGGCCGACCTGGTGATGGACCTGATGCGCCGCCGGGTGATGCGCGGCGGCACCCGCATCGAACTCACCGCCAAGGAGTTCAAGCTGCTCGGCCTGCTGCTGCGCCGCCAGGGCGAGGTGCTGTCGCGCACCGTGCTGGCCGAGCAGGTGTGGGACATCAACTTCGACAGCGGCACCAACACGGTGGACGTGGCCATCCGCCGCCTGCGCGCCAAGATCGACGACGCCTTCGAGCCCAAGCTGCTGCACACCGTGCGCGGCATGGGCTACATGCTGGAAGCGCCGTGA
- a CDS encoding SDR family NAD(P)-dependent oxidoreductase encodes MNTDNPQAALAPAAQRLAGQVCIVTGAASGIGRAIARLFARHGATVVLADVTTEVIEGGAPTAEVIAHEGGTAVFERTDVSDTAQVQALVDGTVARFGRLDVLVNNACIRHARPLLELEETDWQRVLDVNLGGVFRCCRAAIRQMAGQAADAQGVRGRIVNLSSQHGMIAAPGDLAYGTSKAGIDYLTRQVAADYAAAGIVCNAVAPGKIQTGAGGRAVDPVVLDRATRRTPWPRLGRSQDVAQAVLFMADPETSFVTGTTLMVDGGWMAS; translated from the coding sequence ATGAACACCGACAACCCACAAGCCGCACTGGCCCCCGCCGCGCAACGCCTGGCCGGCCAGGTCTGCATCGTCACCGGCGCGGCCTCGGGCATCGGCCGCGCCATCGCCCGGCTGTTCGCCCGGCATGGCGCCACGGTGGTGTTGGCCGATGTGACGACCGAGGTGATCGAGGGCGGCGCGCCGACCGCCGAGGTCATCGCTCACGAAGGCGGCACCGCCGTCTTCGAGCGCACCGATGTCTCCGACACCGCCCAGGTGCAGGCCCTGGTGGACGGCACCGTCGCCCGCTTCGGCCGCCTCGACGTGCTGGTCAACAACGCCTGCATCCGCCACGCCCGGCCGCTGCTGGAACTGGAAGAAACCGACTGGCAGCGCGTGCTGGACGTGAACCTGGGCGGCGTCTTTCGCTGCTGCCGCGCCGCCATCCGCCAGATGGCCGGCCAGGCCGCCGATGCCCAGGGCGTGCGCGGCCGCATCGTCAACCTCTCCTCCCAGCACGGCATGATCGCCGCCCCCGGCGACCTGGCCTACGGCACCAGCAAGGCCGGCATCGACTACCTCACCCGCCAGGTGGCCGCCGACTACGCTGCCGCCGGCATCGTCTGCAATGCCGTCGCCCCCGGCAAGATCCAGACCGGGGCGGGCGGCCGCGCGGTCGATCCGGTCGTGCTCGACCGCGCCACCCGCCGCACCCCCTGGCCGCGCCTGGGCCGCAGCCAGGACGTGGCCCAGGCCGTACTTTTCATGGCCGACCCCGAGACCAGCTTCGTCACCGGCACCACCCTGATGGTGGACGGCGGCTGGATGGCTTCCTGA
- a CDS encoding efflux RND transporter periplasmic adaptor subunit, with protein sequence MAAPFLVAGVLVALLLPARIHAQAGLRQQTQAQALTPVAVVHAQTGPATRELLLPARVMAFADTPIYARTSGYVKRWTVDIGAPVKAGQLLAEIEAPELDDSLRQAQAAQVRAVADADLARVTAERWQALGSTEAVTRQEIDQKVADAQAKAALVAQAQADVARLGKTASYKQVLAPFDGVVTARNLEVGTLINAGSSAASAGVELFHIASSSRLRIAADVPEADAYAATVGQPATVEAPDQPGRMLAGTISRRAEAIDPVARTLHVEVDVDNREHVFLPGSFAQVRFRLADNQPRLSLPSTALLMRPEGVRVAVVRADNTIALQPVRLGRNSGTQVQVLEGLTPAMAVVLNPPDSLLAGQAVQVVTPQAGA encoded by the coding sequence ATGGCAGCGCCCTTCCTGGTGGCAGGCGTGCTGGTGGCGCTGCTGCTGCCGGCCCGCATCCACGCGCAGGCGGGACTGCGCCAGCAGACGCAGGCCCAGGCCCTAACCCCGGTGGCGGTGGTGCATGCGCAAACCGGCCCGGCGACACGCGAGCTGCTGCTGCCGGCGCGTGTCATGGCCTTCGCCGACACGCCGATCTATGCGCGCACCAGCGGCTATGTGAAACGCTGGACCGTCGACATCGGCGCCCCGGTCAAGGCCGGCCAACTGCTGGCCGAGATCGAGGCGCCCGAACTCGACGACAGCCTGCGCCAGGCGCAGGCGGCGCAGGTCCGCGCCGTGGCCGATGCCGACCTGGCCCGTGTCACCGCCGAGCGCTGGCAGGCGCTGGGCAGCACCGAAGCGGTGACCCGGCAGGAGATCGACCAGAAGGTGGCCGACGCGCAGGCCAAGGCCGCATTGGTGGCGCAGGCCCAGGCCGACGTGGCCCGCCTGGGCAAGACCGCCTCGTACAAACAGGTGCTGGCGCCCTTCGACGGCGTGGTGACGGCGCGCAACCTGGAGGTGGGCACGCTGATCAACGCCGGCAGCTCGGCCGCCAGCGCGGGCGTGGAGCTGTTCCACATCGCATCGTCGAGCCGACTGCGCATCGCCGCCGACGTGCCCGAGGCCGACGCCTACGCCGCCACCGTCGGCCAGCCCGCCACGGTGGAGGCGCCCGACCAGCCCGGCCGCATGCTGGCCGGCACCATCAGCCGGCGCGCCGAGGCGATCGACCCGGTGGCCCGCACCCTGCACGTGGAGGTGGACGTGGACAACCGCGAGCATGTCTTCCTGCCCGGCAGCTTCGCCCAGGTGCGCTTCCGTCTGGCAGACAACCAGCCCCGGCTCAGCCTGCCCTCCACCGCCCTGCTGATGCGGCCCGAAGGCGTGCGGGTGGCGGTGGTGCGGGCCGACAACACCATCGCCCTGCAGCCGGTGCGGCTGGGCCGCAACAGCGGCACCCAGGTGCAGGTGCTGGAGGGCCTGACGCCCGCCATGGCGGTGGTGCTGAACCCGCCGGATTCCCTGCTGGCCGGCCAGGCCGTGCAGGTCGTCACGCCCCAGGCGGGAGCTTGA
- a CDS encoding aspartate/glutamate racemase family protein translates to MKLLLINPNISDSVSELIAAEARASAPEGCEITVMTAPFGVAYIETRFEALIGAYATAQLAAEHHAGHDAVIVAAFGDPGLAALREVLPVPVLGLTESALASACLLGHRFSIVAISQRIQAWYREVVEWHGLQQRLASIRALDRPLASIGAVQADHGERLKALCEQVVAEDGAEVIILAGAPLAGLARSLRGQLPVPVVEGVSSAVRHAVSMVALQPGRARSGSFAPPPQKAHQGLPEAIARLLAAG, encoded by the coding sequence ATGAAACTGCTGCTCATCAACCCCAACATCTCCGACAGCGTCTCGGAGCTGATCGCCGCCGAGGCCCGCGCCAGCGCGCCCGAGGGCTGCGAGATCACGGTCATGACCGCGCCTTTCGGCGTGGCCTATATCGAGACCCGCTTCGAAGCCCTGATCGGCGCCTACGCCACCGCGCAGCTGGCGGCCGAACACCATGCGGGCCACGACGCGGTGATCGTCGCGGCCTTCGGCGACCCGGGCCTGGCCGCCCTGCGCGAGGTGCTGCCGGTGCCGGTGCTGGGCCTGACCGAATCGGCCCTGGCCAGCGCCTGCCTGCTGGGCCACCGTTTCTCCATCGTGGCGATCTCTCAGCGCATCCAGGCCTGGTACCGCGAGGTGGTGGAGTGGCACGGCCTGCAGCAGCGCCTGGCCAGCATCCGCGCGCTCGACCGGCCGCTGGCCAGCATAGGCGCGGTGCAGGCCGACCATGGCGAACGCCTGAAGGCGCTGTGCGAACAGGTGGTGGCCGAGGACGGCGCCGAGGTCATCATCCTGGCCGGCGCGCCGCTGGCGGGCCTGGCACGCAGCCTGCGCGGGCAGCTGCCGGTGCCGGTGGTCGAAGGCGTTTCCAGCGCGGTGCGCCATGCCGTCTCGATGGTGGCGCTGCAGCCGGGGCGGGCGCGCAGCGGCAGTTTCGCGCCGCCGCCGCAGAAGGCCCACCAGGGGCTGCCCGAGGCGATCGCGCGGTTGCTGGCGGCGGGCTGA
- a CDS encoding heavy metal sensor histidine kinase has protein sequence MRLLPPTGSMALRLAAMLALLAVVVFASVGAVLHWSLAQELRFSEQLQMEAKAHAVELLLERSQAPVTDLQREIAELQAGDGDLRIWLVDRAGHIVFGRPDLPFGAGEDRQPLVTIERTVDRSGPHAGLRIVVGLHPRARLALMRRFDRTTLQVCLGGILATGLLAVLVARRGLRPLRRLSADAAGISPLSLSQRLAAPAGAQELDPLVESFNQTLDRVERAYRQLENFSADVAHELRTPLAVMMAGLEVSLSRERPVQEMRETVGTALEEVRELSSIVDDMLFLARADRGEAAADLLPVALEEQAAQVIDFLDASIEQGGHRVRVEGRATVQANAALVRRAIFNLLGNALRHGAQGSEVVLSLEPTQHAGGARLSVRNAGPGLSEADCGRMFDRFWRREGSRSRSHESEGHGLGLSIVRAVALMHGGDTFASSRGGVTTVGLSLQAKDAGAREA, from the coding sequence GTGAGGCTGCTGCCGCCGACGGGATCGATGGCGCTGCGCCTGGCCGCCATGCTGGCCCTGCTGGCCGTGGTGGTCTTCGCCAGCGTGGGCGCGGTGCTGCACTGGAGCCTGGCGCAGGAGCTGCGCTTCAGCGAGCAGCTGCAGATGGAGGCCAAGGCCCATGCGGTGGAACTGCTGCTGGAGCGCAGCCAGGCGCCGGTCACGGATTTGCAGCGCGAGATCGCCGAGCTGCAGGCCGGCGACGGCGACCTGCGCATCTGGCTGGTGGACCGGGCCGGCCATATCGTCTTCGGCCGCCCGGACCTGCCGTTTGGCGCGGGCGAGGACAGGCAGCCGCTGGTGACCATAGAGCGCACCGTGGACCGCTCCGGCCCCCATGCCGGCCTGCGCATCGTCGTCGGCCTGCATCCGCGCGCGCGCCTGGCCCTGATGCGGCGCTTCGACCGCACCACGCTGCAGGTCTGCCTGGGCGGCATCCTGGCGACCGGCCTGCTGGCGGTGCTGGTGGCGCGGCGCGGCCTGCGGCCGCTGCGCCGGCTGTCGGCGGACGCGGCCGGCATCTCGCCCCTGTCGCTGTCGCAGCGCCTGGCCGCGCCGGCCGGCGCGCAGGAACTCGACCCCCTGGTGGAGAGCTTCAACCAGACGCTGGACCGGGTGGAGCGCGCCTACCGGCAGCTGGAGAATTTCAGCGCCGACGTGGCCCATGAACTGCGCACGCCGCTGGCCGTGATGATGGCCGGGCTGGAGGTGTCCCTCTCGCGCGAGCGGCCGGTGCAGGAGATGCGGGAGACCGTGGGCACGGCGCTGGAGGAGGTGCGCGAACTCTCGTCCATCGTGGACGACATGCTGTTTCTGGCGCGCGCCGACCGCGGCGAGGCGGCCGCCGACCTGCTGCCGGTGGCGCTGGAGGAGCAGGCGGCCCAGGTGATCGACTTCCTGGACGCCTCGATCGAGCAGGGCGGCCACCGCGTGCGGGTGGAGGGCCGGGCGACGGTGCAGGCCAATGCGGCACTGGTGCGCAGGGCCATCTTCAATTTGCTGGGCAATGCCTTGCGCCACGGCGCGCAGGGCAGCGAGGTGGTGCTGTCGCTGGAGCCGACGCAGCACGCGGGCGGCGCGCGGCTCTCGGTGCGTAATGCCGGGCCGGGGCTATCGGAGGCTGACTGCGGCCGCATGTTCGACCGCTTCTGGCGGCGCGAGGGATCGCGCTCGCGCTCGCACGAGAGCGAAGGCCATGGCCTGGGGCTGAGCATCGTGCGCGCGGTGGCGCTGATGCATGGCGGCGATACCTTCGCCTCCTCGCGCGGCGGCGTGACCACCGTCGGCCTGAGCCTGCAGGCCAAGGATGCCGGCGCGCGCGAGGCTTGA
- a CDS encoding efflux RND transporter permease subunit, translated as MWIVKLALSRPYTFIVLALLILIVGPLTIYRTQTDIFPDINIPVVSVIWSYNGLAPQQMEQRIVSGYERALTTSVADIEHIESQALSGVSVVKIFLQPGASLDRALAEIAAESAAAVKQLPPGAQPPLMLAYNASTVPIIQLALSSKTLPEQALYDVAGTVVRTQLATIRGAATPLPFGGKVRQVMVDIDGPALQARGLAPMDVVNAINAQSLILPTGSARIGTLEYNIDTNGSPASIQELNDLPIRSGRDGKGGVTYVRDVATVHDGFAPQQNIVKQAGGRAALLQVEKSGGASTLDIVAQVKAMLPKLQAAVPAGVTLQALADQSVFVTAAIDGVVHETVLAAALASLMILLFLGSWRATLIIVVTIPLSILCSLVVLSAIGQTINIMTLGGLALAVGILVDDATVTIENIEHHLQNGRPLHQSILEGAGEIAVPAFVSTGCICIVFLPMFLLTGVARYLFVPMAEAVVFAMIASYILSRTVVPTLAAYLLKARDEEADKGRRPGMAQRFQQGFERRFEQLRAGYTRVLEGGIASAGTVAALFLAFSLCSLLLIPTLGQDFFPSVDTGQIRLHLRGRTGLRIEETARLTDEVEAAVRRIVPPAELGSMLDNIGVPVSGINLTYSNSGVIGASDSEVLITLAGRHAPTAGYLAQLREQLPRAFPGTTFSFPPADIVGQILNFGSPAPIDVQVVGKDGAANRAYAARLMARLRTIPGIADLRVQQPGDQPGIHVAIDRTKAQLMGLSPRDAAGNLLVSLSGSAQTTPNFWLNPANGVSYLIAVQTPQYQMDSLQALANIPVTGAGQPAGGVGALLGNLGDFSFASGPAVVSHYNAQPVVDVFGSVQSRDLGGVATEIERIVQDSRADLPKGASVVVRGQVLTMHESFTGLAQGMVFAALLVYLLMVVNFQSWLDPLIILTGLPTVMAGIAWMLFLSHTTISVPALTGAIMCVGIATANSILVINFAREKLAGGMAAAQAALEAGAGRLRPVLMTALAMLIGMVPMAIGLGQGGEQNAPLGRAVLGGLLFGTVVSLFFVPLVFALVHGWRARRRIASNTASPSILEA; from the coding sequence ATGTGGATCGTGAAGCTCGCGCTGAGCCGCCCCTACACCTTCATCGTTCTCGCCCTGCTGATCCTCATCGTCGGCCCGCTCACGATCTACCGCACCCAGACCGACATCTTCCCGGACATCAACATCCCGGTGGTCAGCGTGATCTGGTCGTACAACGGCCTGGCGCCGCAGCAGATGGAGCAGCGCATCGTCTCGGGCTACGAACGGGCGCTGACCACCAGCGTGGCCGACATCGAGCACATCGAGTCGCAGGCGCTGAGCGGCGTGTCGGTGGTGAAGATCTTCCTGCAGCCCGGCGCCAGCCTGGACCGGGCGCTGGCCGAGATCGCCGCCGAATCCGCCGCCGCCGTCAAGCAGCTGCCGCCGGGCGCGCAGCCGCCGCTGATGCTGGCCTACAACGCCTCGACCGTGCCCATCATCCAGCTGGCCCTGTCGAGCAAGACCCTGCCCGAGCAGGCGCTCTACGACGTGGCCGGCACGGTGGTGCGCACCCAGCTGGCGACCATCCGCGGCGCGGCCACGCCCCTGCCCTTCGGCGGCAAGGTGCGCCAGGTGATGGTGGACATCGACGGCCCGGCCCTGCAGGCGCGCGGCCTGGCGCCGATGGACGTGGTCAACGCGATCAACGCCCAGAGCCTGATCCTGCCCACCGGCAGCGCCCGCATCGGCACGCTGGAATACAACATCGACACCAACGGCAGCCCGGCCAGCATCCAGGAACTCAACGACCTGCCGATCCGCTCCGGCCGCGACGGCAAGGGCGGCGTGACCTATGTGCGCGACGTGGCCACGGTGCACGACGGCTTCGCGCCGCAGCAGAACATCGTCAAGCAGGCGGGCGGCCGCGCCGCCCTGCTGCAGGTGGAAAAAAGCGGCGGCGCCTCCACGCTGGACATCGTCGCCCAGGTCAAGGCCATGCTGCCCAAGCTGCAGGCCGCCGTGCCCGCGGGCGTGACGCTGCAGGCGCTGGCCGACCAGTCGGTGTTCGTCACCGCCGCCATCGACGGCGTGGTGCACGAGACCGTGCTGGCCGCGGCACTGGCCAGCCTGATGATCCTGCTGTTCCTGGGCAGCTGGCGGGCCACCCTGATCATCGTGGTGACCATTCCGCTGTCCATCCTGTGCTCCCTGGTGGTGCTGTCGGCCATCGGCCAGACCATCAACATCATGACGCTGGGCGGCCTGGCGCTGGCGGTGGGCATCCTGGTGGACGACGCCACGGTGACCATCGAGAACATCGAGCACCACCTGCAGAACGGCCGGCCGCTGCATCAGTCCATCCTCGAAGGCGCGGGCGAGATCGCGGTGCCGGCCTTCGTCTCCACCGGCTGCATCTGCATCGTCTTCCTGCCGATGTTCCTGCTGACCGGCGTGGCGCGCTACCTCTTCGTGCCCATGGCCGAGGCGGTGGTGTTCGCCATGATCGCCTCCTACATCCTGTCGCGCACCGTGGTGCCGACGCTGGCCGCCTACCTGCTCAAGGCCCGGGACGAGGAGGCGGACAAGGGCCGCCGCCCGGGCATGGCCCAGCGTTTCCAGCAGGGCTTCGAGCGCCGCTTCGAGCAGCTGCGCGCCGGCTACACCCGGGTGCTGGAGGGCGGCATCGCCTCGGCCGGCACGGTGGCCGCGCTCTTCCTGGCCTTCTCGCTGTGCTCGCTGCTGCTGATCCCCACGCTGGGCCAGGACTTCTTCCCCAGCGTGGACACCGGCCAGATCCGCCTGCACCTGCGCGGCCGCACCGGCCTGCGCATCGAGGAAACCGCCCGGCTCACCGACGAGGTGGAGGCCGCCGTGCGCCGCATCGTGCCGCCGGCCGAGCTGGGCAGCATGCTCGACAACATCGGCGTGCCGGTCAGCGGCATCAACCTAACCTACAGCAATTCGGGCGTGATCGGCGCATCGGATTCGGAAGTGCTGATCACCCTGGCCGGCCGGCACGCCCCCACCGCCGGCTACCTGGCGCAGCTGCGCGAACAGCTGCCCCGGGCCTTCCCCGGCACCACCTTCTCCTTCCCGCCGGCCGACATCGTCGGGCAGATCCTCAACTTCGGCTCGCCCGCGCCGATCGACGTGCAGGTGGTGGGCAAGGACGGCGCGGCCAACCGCGCCTACGCCGCCCGGCTGATGGCGCGCCTGCGCACCATCCCCGGCATCGCCGACCTGCGGGTGCAGCAGCCGGGCGACCAGCCGGGCATCCATGTGGCCATCGACCGCACCAAGGCGCAGCTGATGGGCCTGAGCCCGCGCGACGCGGCCGGCAACCTGCTGGTCAGCCTGAGCGGCAGCGCGCAGACCACGCCCAACTTCTGGCTGAACCCGGCCAACGGCGTGAGTTACCTGATCGCGGTGCAGACGCCGCAGTACCAGATGGACTCGCTGCAGGCCCTGGCCAACATCCCGGTGACCGGTGCCGGCCAGCCGGCGGGCGGCGTGGGCGCGCTGCTGGGCAACCTGGGCGACTTCAGCTTCGCCAGCGGCCCGGCGGTGGTCTCGCACTACAACGCCCAGCCGGTGGTGGACGTGTTCGGCTCGGTGCAGTCGCGCGACCTGGGCGGCGTGGCCACCGAAATCGAGCGCATCGTCCAGGACAGCCGGGCCGACCTGCCCAAGGGCGCCAGCGTGGTGGTGCGCGGCCAGGTGTTGACCATGCACGAATCCTTCACCGGCCTGGCCCAGGGCATGGTGTTCGCGGCCCTGCTGGTCTACCTGCTGATGGTGGTGAACTTCCAGTCCTGGCTCGATCCGCTGATCATCCTGACCGGCCTGCCCACGGTGATGGCGGGCATCGCCTGGATGCTGTTCCTCAGCCACACCACCATCAGCGTGCCGGCGCTGACCGGCGCGATCATGTGCGTGGGCATCGCCACCGCCAACAGCATCCTGGTCATCAACTTCGCCCGCGAGAAGCTGGCCGGCGGCATGGCGGCGGCGCAGGCCGCGCTGGAAGCCGGCGCCGGCCGGCTGCGGCCGGTGCTGATGACGGCGCTGGCCATGCTCATCGGCATGGTGCCCATGGCCATCGGCCTGGGCCAGGGCGGCGAGCAGAACGCGCCGCTGGGCCGCGCGGTGCTCGGCGGCCTGCTGTTCGGCACCGTCGTCAGCCTGTTCTTCGTTCCCCTGGTCTTCGCCCTGGTGCACGGCTGGCGCGCCCGGCGCCGCATCGCCTCGAACACCGCATCCCCCTCCATCCTCGAAGCCTGA